Proteins co-encoded in one Sebastes umbrosus isolate fSebUmb1 chromosome 20, fSebUmb1.pri, whole genome shotgun sequence genomic window:
- the tefa gene encoding TEF transcription factor, PAR bZIP family member a isoform X2 — protein sequence MSTDIPEVFRALLDNLPNFDDNDTDKEKLCLGVNVDLVGGGSDMGPSAALTPAIWEKTIPYDGENFHLEYMDLEEFLMENGIPTLPDVDLLKGNPDGDAVKTEKRKVAPSAQLKAAKLASVSQLSLLPIQELEKCEGEVVIITKSDSDIICEVTAEVITETDRATPEPEDPNEIEVDINYEPDPTDLVLSSVPGGELFDPRKHKFSEDELKPQPMIKKAKKVFVPEEQKDDKYWHRRSKNNVAAKRSRDARRLKENQITVRAAFLERENTALRTEVAELRKECGRYKNTTGRYEAKFGPLASPDEDQ from the exons ATGAGCACTGATATCCCTGAGGTTTTCAGGGCTCTTCTTGATAATCTCCCCAACTTTGATGATAATG ACACCGACAAGGAAAAGCTGTGTCTGGGAGTCAATGTGGACCTGGTCGGAGGAGGTAGCGACATGGGTCCTTCAGCCGCCCTGACCCCCGCCATCTGGGAGAAAACCATTCCCTACGATGGCGAAAACTTCCACCTGGAGTACATGGACCTCGAGGAGTTCCTCATGGAGAACGGCATCCCCACCTTGCCCGACGTGGACCTCCTAAAGGGCAACCCGGACGGAGACGCCGTGAAGACGGAGAAACGGAAGGTCGCCCCCTCTGCGCAGTTGAAGGCCGCCAAGCTGGCGAGTGTGTCCCAGCTGTCCTTGCTGCCCATTCAGGAACTGGAGAAGTGTGAGGGGGAAGTGGTGATCATCACCAAGAGTGACTCTGATATCATCTGTGAAGTTACTGCTG AGGTGATCACTGAAACCGACCGAGCGACCCCAGAGCCCGAAGACCCGAACGAGATCGAAGTCGACATCAACTACGAGCCAGATCCCACCGACCTGGTGCTGTCGAGCGTGCCCGGAGGGGAGCTGTTTGACCCTCGCAAACACAAGTTCTCTGAAGATGAGCTCAAGCCACAGCCTATGATTAAGAAGGCCAAGAAGGTGTTTGTACCTGAAGAACAGAAG GACGACAAGTACTGGCATAGAAGGAGCAAGAACAACGTGGCCGCCAAGCGCTCACGCGACGCCCGCAGGTTAAAGGAGAACCAGATCACGGTCCGAGCAGCTTTCCTGGAGCGCGAGAACACGGCGCTGCGGACAGAAGTGGCCGAGCTACGGAAGGAGTGCGGCCGCTACAAGAACACAACGGGTCGCTACGAAGCCAAATTCGGACCACT TGCATCGCCGGACGAGGACCAATAG
- the tefa gene encoding TEF transcription factor, PAR bZIP family member a isoform X1, giving the protein MSEPIVITLETASGAPGSFPVVLKKIMEMPPPNILDGDDDTDKEKLCLGVNVDLVGGGSDMGPSAALTPAIWEKTIPYDGENFHLEYMDLEEFLMENGIPTLPDVDLLKGNPDGDAVKTEKRKVAPSAQLKAAKLASVSQLSLLPIQELEKCEGEVVIITKSDSDIICEVTAEVITETDRATPEPEDPNEIEVDINYEPDPTDLVLSSVPGGELFDPRKHKFSEDELKPQPMIKKAKKVFVPEEQKDDKYWHRRSKNNVAAKRSRDARRLKENQITVRAAFLERENTALRTEVAELRKECGRYKNTTGRYEAKFGPLASPDEDQ; this is encoded by the exons ATGTCAGAGCCTATTGTTATCACCCTGGAAACGGCCTCGGGGGCACCGGGTTCATTCCCCGTGGTGCTGAAGAAGATCATGGAAATGCCTCCGCCGAATATTCTGGACGGAGACGACG ACACCGACAAGGAAAAGCTGTGTCTGGGAGTCAATGTGGACCTGGTCGGAGGAGGTAGCGACATGGGTCCTTCAGCCGCCCTGACCCCCGCCATCTGGGAGAAAACCATTCCCTACGATGGCGAAAACTTCCACCTGGAGTACATGGACCTCGAGGAGTTCCTCATGGAGAACGGCATCCCCACCTTGCCCGACGTGGACCTCCTAAAGGGCAACCCGGACGGAGACGCCGTGAAGACGGAGAAACGGAAGGTCGCCCCCTCTGCGCAGTTGAAGGCCGCCAAGCTGGCGAGTGTGTCCCAGCTGTCCTTGCTGCCCATTCAGGAACTGGAGAAGTGTGAGGGGGAAGTGGTGATCATCACCAAGAGTGACTCTGATATCATCTGTGAAGTTACTGCTG AGGTGATCACTGAAACCGACCGAGCGACCCCAGAGCCCGAAGACCCGAACGAGATCGAAGTCGACATCAACTACGAGCCAGATCCCACCGACCTGGTGCTGTCGAGCGTGCCCGGAGGGGAGCTGTTTGACCCTCGCAAACACAAGTTCTCTGAAGATGAGCTCAAGCCACAGCCTATGATTAAGAAGGCCAAGAAGGTGTTTGTACCTGAAGAACAGAAG GACGACAAGTACTGGCATAGAAGGAGCAAGAACAACGTGGCCGCCAAGCGCTCACGCGACGCCCGCAGGTTAAAGGAGAACCAGATCACGGTCCGAGCAGCTTTCCTGGAGCGCGAGAACACGGCGCTGCGGACAGAAGTGGCCGAGCTACGGAAGGAGTGCGGCCGCTACAAGAACACAACGGGTCGCTACGAAGCCAAATTCGGACCACT TGCATCGCCGGACGAGGACCAATAG
- the phf5a gene encoding PHD finger-like domain-containing protein 5A — protein sequence MAKHHPDLIFCRKQAGVAIGRLCEKCDGKCVICDSYVRPCTLVRICDECNYGSYQGRCVICGGPGVSDAYYCKECTIQEKDRDGCPKIVNLGSSKTDLFYERKKYGFKKR from the exons ATGGCTAAACATCATCCAGATCTGATCTTCTGCAGAAAACAAGCCGGTGTCG CTATCGGGAGACTTTGTGAGAAAT GTGATGGCAAATGTGTCATCTGTGACTCCTACGTGAGGCCGTGCACGCTGGTGCGCATCTGTGATGAGTGTAACTACGGCTCCTATCAGGGACGCTGCGTCATCTGCGGAGGGCCCGGAGTGTCTGACGCCTACTACTGTAAAGAGTGCACCATCCAGGAGAAAGAT CGAGATGGCTGTCCTAAGATTGTGAACTTGGGCAGCTCTAAAACAGATCTGTTTTATGAAAGGAAGAAGTACGGCTTCAAGAAGAGGTGA